A window from Gemmatimonas sp. UBA7669 encodes these proteins:
- a CDS encoding inositol-3-phosphate synthase, with amino-acid sequence MSDSTRGTPASIAPATGKLAIFTPGLGAVATTFIAGVERVRRGLSVPIGSLTQMATIRLGKRTDNRSPLIKDFVPLASLDDIVFGAWDPIPDDAYTAATKAGVLVKDDIEPIADFLKSVKPMPAVFESRYVTRITGATNVKTGKNKKELAEQLRADIRNFMAANGATRGAMVWCGSTETYIKAGPQHQTIEAFEKAMEENDDAIAPSMLYAYAAIMEGVAYCNGAPNLSADFPAMVELANRQGVPISGKDFKTGQTWMKTVIAPGMKARMLGLEGWYSTNILGNRDGEVLDDPASFKTKEESKLSVLHTILQPEKYPELYKDFSHVVRINYYPPRGDNKEGWDNIDIKGWLGYPMQIKVNFLCRDSILAAPLVLDLALFSDFAQRAGMKGIQEWLSFYYKAPTVAAGLQPEHDLFIQQTKLKNTLRHLMGEEQITHLGLEYYQS; translated from the coding sequence GTGTCCGACTCGACCCGCGGCACCCCCGCGTCCATTGCCCCGGCTACCGGGAAGCTCGCCATTTTCACGCCGGGCCTCGGCGCCGTGGCGACGACGTTCATTGCCGGTGTCGAGCGCGTGCGCCGCGGCCTGTCGGTGCCCATCGGCTCGCTCACGCAGATGGCCACCATCCGCCTCGGCAAGCGCACGGACAACCGCAGCCCGCTCATCAAGGACTTCGTGCCGCTCGCGTCGCTCGACGACATCGTCTTCGGTGCGTGGGATCCCATTCCGGATGACGCGTACACGGCCGCGACCAAGGCCGGTGTGCTCGTGAAGGATGACATCGAGCCCATCGCCGATTTCCTCAAGAGCGTCAAGCCGATGCCGGCGGTGTTCGAAAGCCGCTACGTCACGCGCATCACCGGCGCGACGAACGTGAAGACGGGCAAGAACAAGAAGGAACTCGCCGAGCAGCTGCGCGCCGACATCCGCAACTTCATGGCGGCCAACGGCGCCACGCGCGGTGCAATGGTGTGGTGCGGATCCACCGAGACGTACATCAAGGCCGGCCCGCAGCATCAGACCATCGAAGCGTTCGAGAAGGCCATGGAGGAGAACGACGACGCGATCGCGCCGTCGATGCTCTACGCCTACGCTGCCATCATGGAAGGCGTGGCCTACTGCAACGGTGCGCCCAACCTGTCCGCCGATTTCCCGGCCATGGTGGAGTTGGCGAACCGTCAGGGCGTGCCGATCTCCGGCAAGGACTTCAAGACGGGCCAGACGTGGATGAAGACCGTCATCGCGCCGGGCATGAAGGCGCGCATGCTGGGCCTCGAGGGCTGGTACTCCACCAACATCCTCGGCAACCGCGACGGTGAAGTGCTCGACGATCCGGCGTCGTTCAAGACGAAGGAAGAGTCCAAGCTCTCCGTGCTGCACACCATCCTGCAGCCCGAAAAGTATCCCGAGCTGTACAAGGATTTCTCGCACGTCGTGCGCATCAATTACTACCCGCCGCGCGGCGACAACAAGGAAGGCTGGGACAACATCGACATCAAGGGCTGGCTCGGCTACCCGATGCAGATCAAGGTCAACTTCCTGTGCCGCGACTCCATCCTGGCGGCGCCGCTGGTGCTCGACCTCGCCCTGTTCTCCGACTTCGCGCAGCGCGCGGGCATGAAGGGGATTCAGGAATGGTTAAGCTTCTATTACAAGGCGCCTACGGTGGCTGCGGGGCTGCAGCCCGAGCATGATCTTTTCATTCAGCAGACCAAGCTGAAGAACACGCTCCGTCACCTCATGGGTGAGGAGCAGATCACCCACCTCGGGCTCGAGTACTACCAATCATGA
- a CDS encoding CDP-alcohol phosphatidyltransferase family protein, producing the protein MQALWNAIVKGYLAVIAPVADWLVAKRVRPNTITTIGTLCTCTAGVIFATGHIRTGGWFLGLTALFDVLDGTVARRTGTTSAFGAFYDSTLDRVADGFLLGGLVVFYATHPRHMNDGMVIVSVLALIATFLTSYTNARAEGLGFSARVGVLQRPERITLLSAPQAFFGLALDGWVLGVIVSLLMVTAWITFFQRLAYVHRISTAAPTSTSPGE; encoded by the coding sequence ATGCAAGCACTCTGGAACGCCATCGTCAAAGGATACCTGGCCGTCATCGCCCCCGTGGCGGACTGGTTGGTCGCCAAGCGTGTGCGTCCCAACACCATCACGACCATCGGCACGCTGTGCACCTGCACGGCAGGCGTGATCTTCGCCACCGGCCACATTCGCACCGGTGGCTGGTTTCTGGGGCTCACGGCGCTCTTCGACGTGCTCGATGGCACCGTGGCCCGTCGCACGGGGACCACGTCCGCGTTCGGCGCGTTCTACGATTCCACGCTCGATCGCGTGGCGGATGGCTTTCTGCTGGGCGGGCTGGTGGTGTTCTATGCCACGCACCCGCGCCACATGAACGACGGCATGGTCATTGTGTCCGTGCTGGCGCTCATTGCGACGTTTCTGACGTCGTACACCAACGCGCGCGCCGAGGGCCTCGGCTTTTCGGCGCGCGTTGGCGTGCTGCAACGCCCCGAGCGCATCACGCTGTTGTCCGCGCCTCAGGCGTTCTTTGGTCTGGCGCTCGACGGCTGGGTGCTCGGCGTCATCGTCAGCCTGCTCATGGTGACGGCCTGGATCACGTTCTTCCAGCGTCTGGCGTACGTGCATCGCATCTCCACCGCTGCTCCGACCTCTACCTCTCCTGGAGAATAA